In the genome of Enterococcus hirae ATCC 9790, one region contains:
- a CDS encoding LPXTG cell wall anchor domain-containing protein, translating to MKKPQVEIEIPKKEEFPTVGESLIDVNTKNQVILPDMIKEKSHQMSLSGSFTPKNENNYEINNDNFSDNEKSLGNGISGQLPKTADKATPSFMYLGFTLIIFSIFGVRKLRNSEKQS from the coding sequence ATGAAAAAACCTCAAGTGGAAATCGAGATACCTAAGAAAGAAGAATTTCCAACTGTGGGGGAATCTTTAATTGACGTTAATACGAAAAATCAAGTAATTTTGCCAGATATGATCAAAGAAAAATCGCATCAGATGTCTTTATCAGGTAGTTTTACGCCTAAAAATGAAAACAATTATGAAATAAACAATGATAATTTCTCAGATAATGAAAAATCTCTTGGTAATGGTATAAGTGGTCAATTACCAAAAACAGCAGATAAAGCAACACCAAGTTTTATGTATCTTGGGTTTACACTTATCATTTTCTCTATTTTCGGAGTGAGAAAGTTACGAAATAGTGAAAAACAAAGTTAA